GCCGGCCTGCAGCCCGGCGGTGGCGCGGGCGGTGGGCAGCGGCTTGGAGATCGCCAGGTTCTTGGGGACCAGCTCACCGAAGATCATCGAGAACGACGTCGCGATGATCAGTGCCAACGCCAGCGAGATGCCGGCGGCCGTCGAGTCGGAGAGCCCGATGCCGGTCAGGATCGGGGTGATGAATCGGGCCAGCACCGGTTCCGCGAGGTAACCGGTGATCAGCGTCGTGATCGTGATGCCCAGCTGGGCGCCGGAGAGCTGGAAGGACAGCGTGCGGTGCGCGCGCTGGACCTGCCGCGCGCGCCGATCGCCGTCGCGCGCGTGGGCGTCGACGGTGCTGCGTTCGAGCGCGGTGAGGGAGAATTCTGCCGCCACGAAGAGGGCGGTGCCTGCGGTCAGGGCTACGAAGCCGACCAGGCTCAGGGCGGTCAGTGCGACGTTCATGTCAGCACCACCCACCCTGGACTACGGGGCCGCCGGGTTTGTCGCCCGGCTCGGTAGAGGAACCCTCCGAGGTCTCGGCACCGGCGGATTCGGAATCCGATCCCGGGGAGGTCGCTGCAGGGGGTGCGTCGGGGGGTGTGTGTATGGGTGCCTCGGGCACCGGAGTCCTCTCTGTCTGGCGGCGCATGTCTGTTCGTCCAACCGGAATTGCGCCGAGCGTATTTCCGGAAGGCGAGCCTCCACTGTACCGGCCGCCACCAAAACGGGATGAAACGGACATCCGGCGGGTGGCCGTCACCAGCCCGACGGCAGTGGGCGGCCCTCCGCGAACCCCGCGGCGGACTGCACCCCGATGACGGCCCGGTCGTGCAGCTCGTCGAGCGTGCGGGCGCCCGCGTAAGTGCACGTGCTGCGGACACCGGAGCAGATGTGGTCGAGCAGGTCCTCGACGCCGGGACGGGCCGGGTCGAGGCGCATCCGGGAACTCGAGATTCCCTCCTCGAACAGCGCCTTACGGGCCCGGTCGAACGCGGTGTCGTCGGCGGTGCGGGCCGCGACGGCGCGCTTGGACGCCATGCCGAAGCTTTCCTTGTACCGGTTGCCGTCCTGATCGATCCGCAGCTCGCCGGGCGACTCGTACGTGCCCGCGAACCAGGACCCGACCATCACGTTCGACGCCCCGGCCGCGAGCGCGAGCGCGACGTCACGCGGATGCCGGACGCCGCCGTCGGCCCACACGTGCGCGCCGAGTTCCCGCGCGGCGGCCGCGCACTCGGCGACGGCGGAGAACTGGGGGCGGCCCACGCCGGTCATCATGCGGGTGGTGCACATCGCGCCCGGCCCGACCCCGACCTTGACGATGTTGGCCCCGGCGTCGACGAGGTCGCGGGTGCCCCGCGCGGACACGACGTTGCCCGCGACCAGCGGGACGCCGAGGCCGAGCGCGGCAACGGACCGGACCGCGTCGATCATCCGCTGCTGGTGGCCGTGCGCGGTGTCGAGCACCAGCACGTCGGCGCCGGCGTCGGCGAGGGCCTTGGCCTTCGCGGCGATGTCGCCGCTGACGCCGACCGCGGCCGCGATCCGCAGCCGGCCGTGTGCGTCCACCGCGGGCGTGTAGATGCCGGCCCGGATCGCGCCGGTGCGGGTGAGTACACCGGCGAGCCGGCCGTCGTCGTCGACGATGACCGCCAGCGGATCGTGCCGCGACTCGAGCAGCGCGAACACCTCGCGGGGCGTGGCGGTCGCGGGTGCGGTCGCGAAGTCGCGCACGGCGACCGCGCCGACCCGGGTGAAGCGGTCGACGTCCGAGCACGACGCCTCGGTGAGCACGCCGACCGGGCGTCCGTGCTCGACGACGACCGCCGCGCGGTGGGCGCGCTTGTGCAGCAGCGTCATCGCGTCGGAGACCGCGTCCTCCGGGTCCAGGGTGATCGGGGTGTCGGCGACCAGGTGTCGGCTCTTGACGAATGCGACGGTCTCCGCGACCGCGTCCACCGGGACGTCCTGCGGGATGACGACCAGGCCGCCGCGGCGGGCGACGGTCTCGGCCATCCGGCGACCGGCGACGGCGGTCATGTTCGCGACCACGATCGGGATCGTGGTGCCCGAGCCGTCCGACGTCGCCAGGTTCACGTCGAAGCGGGACGCCACCTCGGTCCGGTTCGGGACCAGGAAGACGTCGTCGTAGGTGAGGTCGTACGGCGGGCGGTGCCCTTCGAGGAACTCCACGACGCCGAGGGTACTGCCCGCACCGG
This genomic stretch from Prescottella soli harbors:
- a CDS encoding GuaB1 family IMP dehydrogenase-related protein — its product is MEFLEGHRPPYDLTYDDVFLVPNRTEVASRFDVNLATSDGSGTTIPIVVANMTAVAGRRMAETVARRGGLVVIPQDVPVDAVAETVAFVKSRHLVADTPITLDPEDAVSDAMTLLHKRAHRAAVVVEHGRPVGVLTEASCSDVDRFTRVGAVAVRDFATAPATATPREVFALLESRHDPLAVIVDDDGRLAGVLTRTGAIRAGIYTPAVDAHGRLRIAAAVGVSGDIAAKAKALADAGADVLVLDTAHGHQQRMIDAVRSVAALGLGVPLVAGNVVSARGTRDLVDAGANIVKVGVGPGAMCTTRMMTGVGRPQFSAVAECAAAARELGAHVWADGGVRHPRDVALALAAGASNVMVGSWFAGTYESPGELRIDQDGNRYKESFGMASKRAVAARTADDTAFDRARKALFEEGISSSRMRLDPARPGVEDLLDHICSGVRSTCTYAGARTLDELHDRAVIGVQSAAGFAEGRPLPSGW